The Plasmodium sp. gorilla clade G2 genome assembly, contig: PADLG01_00_66, whole genome shotgun sequence genome includes the window aaaattaataaatcaaaaaaatataatatatatttaaaaactgGTTAAGTAGAATTATTTTAGAAAAAtgcaataatatattatatatatcatgtgAATTAAAAACAATTAATTATAGTTACATTCTAATAAACACTTTtagtattataaattaaatattataagtgtaagaaaaaagaaacaaatgaaactacatatattatatacacgtttaatacatacataataagtatatatataatatatattaactacattgattcaatatatatataaatgtataacacaaaaaaatcttcaaattatgaataatattcatattttctgcctatattataaattatattatattatattttcaaaaaacaaaaagaaattgGAATACTAAATATTTCAATATTCCATATTTTCCTGTttactatataatataatatataaatatagtatgtaataataattacctatgtatatgaaaaaattatattgaagtaataatttaaaatcaagagtaattaaaaaaaaaaaaacataataatattaatttatgatCTGAATTTTTTATCTCCCACCcctaattatattatatatatatcatataatgcATCCGCAAGACTTTTAAacttaaataattatagaggataaaattaaatactatatgtatagatataaatagtaataataataaagtaataaaactattatatatgtctGCCTTTTCCTATACAAACACcaaatgaaattatatattattatttggaaattttttaaagaaatgactatatagtaaaaataagcctaattataataataatataaattttatatatgaagatctaattcattatattttaaaaaaatatatatttaaataaaacatattctTCTGCcttctatattatattaattatattatgtgaatatatatattatgtcatCCCCTCCTATAcctattttcttctttctgATTCTTCCTTGGATATTAGGTATCCATAtgtaagaaaataatataatatatgtatatataatcaatatataaatgtattcgCAGTTGATCtttaaagataaaatatcTTTATCTCTGTAtattctaaatatatatacagaaGTTAtggtaatatataatatgattataaaaaaagaatatatattatataacatgtaaatgttttattatctaatcctttgtaaaatatatatatatattaaatattatgaagaaaaatcataaatgtatatatgtacaataaaagataaattgATAATATACAGTaggtattataataatatttaaatccttttcttatttttattattccttgtatgttatataaatataatattatttcttttgtttATTCAAATGAATAAAGAAGTCCTTAATTTTGAACATTTTGAAATAAAGTTCTCATTTagtaatattaaagaaaaatatattctaaatatttatgaaatattaatagtatcaTTGATTTATTAaccatttaaattatataattatatattacacatataaatttccaaataattataaaaaaaaaattataaattaaaattaaatccaacataagtaataataatatatatataaatatattgatatattcttattaaatCTTACCAAAAAGTTTttgtcttatatatattctttttttttagtttaataagaataaaacttaaataacatttattaatttaatacatatactattattattatgtgtttttctgaattatataatatagatcttatttgtttatttatctCTAATTAGtagtataaaatataaaaacaattgaaaataaaaaatataaaaaaaaaaaaaaaaactataaaTTCATAAGAAATAGATATTAATAacagataaatatataaaaatataacaaaaaaatataaaaaaaattaatagtaaataagataaaaaaaaaacaaacatgTTACTCTTTTTGCAAACCTGTCGTATTTACCTCTTTTGcttttaaaatatggaaaaCGGTAACATACGATGATTtcagaataatatatatctatatatatatatttgtacgGTTATAATGTTacctttatattatatattaattattcttTCTTTCAGAAGTCATATAACAATCGGGTCTAATAAGGGAAAAAtcgaaataaataaaaccgTTGTTAGAACATTAGCAGAAGATAAATATTTCAAAACTCAAAAAGTTCAATTAATTTTCTAGAACATTtagtattataaaaaaatgaaatcaTACAGAAGAATACACACACCAAAATCCAAGATGAACATTCTCATGAATTAACCAAATACAACACGAAGATATATGACTCATATGACATTCATAATTCTTTCAAATGTGACaaaatgttaataaaaaaaacttcGATCATTTTTGACAACGTATAAACAATTATAAAAAcacaataaataatattaaagtaAATGAATCAAATCAACATACCAATAAATATGTCcctcatattaatataaaaaaaatatttacaaataaatatttaaaatatggatcatattttttaaaaattacaaaaCGACACAATTAAattttacataataatgAATACACCATAAACCTCAAATTTATGTCAAGCAGTtccataaaaatatgtacagTAAAATCAGAAAAAGACCATTATTTTCTCCCATATCATGTATTAAAAACTTATAaccaaaattataaataatttatacttACTTTTACCCAATTAATATCATCTTATAAATAAACTTTTATACTATAACTTTacttttgtaaaaaaaatcataaaacaatttttaaacattttttaCAACAAATGCtactacaaatataaaatattaacttaaaaacaatatattaataatttattaacttaaaaaaaaatataacaaaaatcaTTATCctatttatatcatcttttTCAGTATTATACCTGTATAACAGTATTGTTAAATAcccataataattttttcaccATATTAATTCTATATCATGTTATCTTCATAATTTTactaaaataattataacatatatatattaatcattatattatctatatatttcttcattttcccttgtatatattttcataatataaataatattataactatttatgttataaataatatttatcattaaatatacatatatatatatatataatttcatatCTTTTATCTgccttatataatatttgaaatCTACCAATatacaaattttatattagaactaacatatttaatattttaaaataaaaaaaatttactaaattaaaatataatatataaataatatatatattatttatcatcacaataattaatatataatacctcTGTCAATTtataacattaaaaaataaaaataaatatttaaaatcagtaatatatatagtatatataatatattccttATATTATACCTATACAAacttaattaaaaaaaaaaatgttaatcTTCATTCTAAATTCATAATCTTCATTAAAACCAAAAAATATCtcaaatattattcattatattctattttaaaaaaaaaaaaaaaaataattacacCAAAATGAATCACATATAACCCATCCCTTATTACATAAAaactattaaaattatatatccatatttaaattttttctaACCATAAAattgaatttaaaaatatataattaactaaaaattatacataaacatatataataatttaattcttaataaaaaattcttcaatatatatttaaatcattatattttatattctaaCGTGGCATGCTAACGTAGGGGGTATTTCTTATGTATATAAGGGTATGGTTATGTGGATTCATTTATGTTagtcaattttttttttttttttttattatataaaatgataataaaaaaacctGATACAAAGTACTATTCGCagatcatattatatattgtattaaaaaaacagAATTATGACTTTAGAATGGAagattaaatttttttttttaattaaaaagttGTATTAGGGTACCATAATATAAaggcacatatatatatatatatatatatatatatatgcattaaatatttattttatttttaatgttaTACCATTATTAAAGGAGGGtatatatcttcattattgtgatgataacaaaaataatatatatattatttaatatatatatatatatatttaattttaaaaagtagatttttttaattattaaaaaaaaacaatattaaaatgatTGTTAGTCTATATACAacaatatttgtattaattgTTAGACTTTCCAAAttctttcatttatataaagggCAGATAAAcgcatatgaatataatatatatatatatacatatgtaaaaatattcactgataaaatatatttataataaaaaacataagttataatatactttatattgatggacaaaaatatataaaggtgACAAATGATgcaagaaatatataagatcaatataaatgattattatatatatatgtataaatttattttagtAACATTATGAGACCTAATGATATAGAAAAACTTAATATGCGTTGCAAAAAAATTCTTCTGGAGTAttttcatacatatatgtaataatacaGGTCCTCACATACTGCAACACACGATTGCTAAAATTATGGCCAAATgcttttgttatatattttttttaagtctCATAACtctcatattaatatattgttCTTTAAGttccatatttatatttgtaagtAGCATTTGTTGTAACAAATGTTTAACCAAATTGTTAATGATCTTTTTTCAAAAGTTAATTGTATATAGATCCTAAAAGTTTATCTTCTTAAAGAtgcatattcatttttaggGTCAAGTAAGTAACTAAATTCTTTATCATTTTGGTTCCATAAGTCCTTCTCTTAGATACATGACCTACTTCGGGAGATGAAAAGCAAATAATGGCTTTTTCTGATTTTCCCTGTCACTCTTTTTCTGGAACTGCTTGACCTAACATTTGGAGGTTTATGTGTcccttcattattattatgctACGATTTAGATTCTGTGTCGTTTTGATCATTTTCAAAAATACATGATAATATcctttaatatttctttgtacaattttttattcttcatATGAGGACCATCTTATTTGGTATGGTTGATTTGATTCTTTTTACTTTCATCTTCTTTAATGTGTATTTTCATAATTGTTTAATTAAACGTTTGTAAAAACTTGAGTCGAAagcttcttttttttcacattttttcattgaaagaattattaattaCATATAGTCATATGTGAATCTTCGTGTTTATTTGGTAATTCATGGAGAATGTTCATCTTGATCTTTGGTGTGTGTATTCTTTGTATggatcttcatttttataatcattaaATGTTCTAGAAAATTAATTGAACTTTTTGAGTTTTGAAATATCTTATCAAATTCTGCTAATGTTCTAACAACgggtttatttattttcgaTTTTCCCTTATAGACCGATTTGTTATATGACCTctgaaagaaaagaaaaaaaaaaaaaaataattaatataataataattaaaggTAAATTATAAACAcgtacaaatatatatatatatatatattattctgaATATCATGTATGTCCTACCGTTTTCCCATATTTTAAAAGCCAGAAGAAAAAGGTAAATACGACAAGTTTTGCAAAAAAGAGTAAcatgtttgtttttttatttattt containing:
- a CDS encoding parasite-infected erythrocyte surface protein, putative; its protein translation is MGKRSYNKSVYKGKSKINKPVVRTLAEFDKIFQNSKSSINFLEHLMIIKMKIHTKNTHTKDQDEHSP